Proteins from a genomic interval of Leptospira bandrabouensis:
- the mraY gene encoding phospho-N-acetylmuramoyl-pentapeptide-transferase has translation MFQWIYESFGNDYGFLRVFSYVTLRAMMAGLTSMFITFLFGKALISFLLSLKFRESVRNDGPQSHAAKSGTPTMGGLIMILSLTVSTLLWGNLSNLNVLLLLVSAILFAGLGFTDDYMKSVKKIKGGMRARTKFLVTIFFAVSITTLYFYFTGKSNTVATKGILFSITDLFLPFVKGPVWNLGYLAVPFAIIVLIGSSHAVNLTDGLDGLASGTVVIATATFALISYVSGTPSAANYLHIPYLPGSHEYAVFLAGLSGALLGFLWFNCHPAQVFMGDTGSLFLGSTLGLVAIMLKKEILLVILGGIFVAEAVSVILQVGSFKLTGKRIFKMAPLHHHFELSGWSEEKVVIRFWIIGIILAIITLSTLKIQ, from the coding sequence ATGTTCCAGTGGATTTATGAATCGTTTGGAAACGATTATGGTTTCCTTAGAGTTTTTAGTTATGTAACTCTCCGTGCGATGATGGCGGGACTTACTTCAATGTTTATCACCTTTCTTTTTGGAAAGGCTTTGATATCGTTTCTTCTATCTTTGAAGTTTCGCGAATCGGTTCGTAACGATGGACCTCAGTCCCATGCTGCCAAATCGGGAACACCAACGATGGGGGGACTCATTATGATACTTTCCCTTACCGTCTCCACTCTGTTATGGGGAAATCTTTCTAATTTAAATGTTTTATTACTACTTGTTTCTGCCATTTTATTTGCAGGACTTGGGTTTACAGATGATTATATGAAATCTGTGAAAAAAATCAAAGGAGGGATGAGGGCAAGGACGAAGTTTCTAGTCACCATCTTCTTTGCCGTTTCGATCACCACACTCTATTTTTATTTTACGGGAAAATCAAATACCGTAGCAACCAAAGGAATCCTCTTTAGCATCACAGATTTGTTTCTTCCTTTTGTAAAAGGTCCTGTTTGGAATTTGGGATATTTGGCAGTTCCCTTTGCCATTATCGTATTAATCGGGAGTTCCCATGCTGTGAATTTAACCGATGGACTTGATGGACTGGCATCGGGAACCGTTGTGATTGCCACAGCCACCTTTGCACTCATTTCCTATGTATCAGGAACACCGTCTGCGGCAAATTATTTGCATATTCCCTATTTACCTGGTTCTCATGAATACGCCGTATTTCTTGCAGGACTTTCAGGCGCTCTACTTGGATTTTTATGGTTCAATTGCCATCCAGCGCAAGTATTTATGGGAGATACTGGCTCCTTGTTTTTAGGATCCACTCTTGGACTTGTTGCCATTATGTTAAAAAAAGAAATTCTTTTGGTAATCCTTGGTGGTATATTTGTGGCAGAAGCCGTGAGTGTGATTTTACAAGTGGGTTCTTTTAAACTTACTGGAAAACGTATTTTTAAAATGGCTCCGCTCCACCATCACTTTGAATTGTCAGGTTGGTCAGAGGAAAAAGTAGTGATCCGTTTTTGGATTATTGGGATTATCCTTGCGATCATCACTTTATCCACATTAAAAATCCAATAG
- a CDS encoding LIC11874 family lipoprotein, which translates to MFRFPLLLILFFIGCFEYEETILFRKLSSGTVEISYTVPLKKDSNDSLIKFLPTSKEEIISSVKKKSNNNLQVRDFTFRELEKSETTDMYFKRKGKVSYKLDFEDPLHLEGVLIGTFSIKSKPRSLTVKRDFPNLTDNAILETSVGEKKIISETSRLLREGKIQFRVLFPKDSECSSNRGFIGLGNLTYQIPLTETLENPDSKTWEYKIRFF; encoded by the coding sequence GTGTTCCGTTTTCCTTTATTACTCATATTATTTTTTATAGGTTGTTTTGAATACGAAGAGACGATTCTCTTTCGTAAATTAAGTTCTGGAACTGTTGAAATTTCTTATACAGTTCCTCTAAAAAAAGATTCAAACGACTCACTCATTAAGTTTTTACCAACTTCTAAAGAAGAAATCATTTCCTCTGTTAAAAAAAAGTCGAATAACAACTTACAGGTGAGAGACTTTACGTTTCGAGAATTAGAAAAATCAGAAACTACCGATATGTATTTCAAACGAAAAGGAAAAGTTTCTTACAAACTCGACTTTGAAGACCCTTTACATTTAGAAGGAGTACTCATTGGAACTTTTTCGATCAAATCCAAACCTAGGTCTCTAACGGTAAAACGAGATTTTCCTAATTTGACTGACAACGCCATTTTAGAAACAAGTGTCGGTGAGAAAAAAATTATTTCTGAAACTTCTAGACTATTGCGGGAAGGAAAAATTCAGTTTAGAGTTTTATTTCCAAAAGATTCCGAATGTAGTTCTAATCGAGGTTTTATAGGACTTGGAAATTTAACGTACCAAATTCCCTTAACAGAAACTTTGGAGAATCCTGATTCAAAAACTTGGGAATATAAAATTCGTTTTTTTTAA
- the rsmH gene encoding 16S rRNA (cytosine(1402)-N(4))-methyltransferase RsmH, which yields MSESHHIPVLPREVIELLQKTENTEPLWFLDGTAGEGGHSKLILQTFPKAYLIIIDRDSVMLERAKNEILSVIGSLDRVFPFQMNFSEVDQELLDSVGCPGLDGALVDLGVSLFHFLHSGRGFTFKNDEPLDMRLEPQVGSKTAADVVNYSTVLHLKKVFWEYGEERWALKVANNIVQARHKKKFETNTDLVKLVEASIPRKFWPKETHPATRIFQALRIEVNEELVHAEKGIRILAGLLKVGGVLTCISFHSLEDRIVKWTFRDLKATDHFEILTKKPILPTDTEIRENRASRSAKLRGIQKINPILNKRWER from the coding sequence GTGTCAGAATCTCATCATATCCCCGTACTTCCTAGAGAAGTGATCGAATTACTCCAAAAAACGGAAAACACCGAACCCCTATGGTTTCTGGATGGAACTGCCGGAGAAGGTGGGCACTCCAAACTCATTTTACAAACCTTTCCCAAGGCATATCTCATCATAATCGATCGTGACTCTGTCATGTTAGAGCGGGCAAAAAACGAAATTTTATCTGTCATCGGATCTCTGGACCGTGTGTTTCCTTTCCAAATGAATTTTTCTGAAGTCGACCAGGAACTTTTGGATTCGGTTGGTTGTCCTGGACTTGATGGAGCCCTTGTTGATTTAGGAGTTTCTTTATTTCACTTCCTTCATTCTGGCCGGGGATTTACTTTTAAAAATGATGAACCTTTGGATATGAGGCTCGAACCTCAAGTGGGAAGTAAAACTGCCGCCGACGTGGTCAATTATAGCACAGTCTTACATTTAAAAAAAGTGTTTTGGGAATACGGAGAAGAACGTTGGGCTCTAAAAGTTGCAAATAACATAGTCCAGGCGAGGCATAAAAAAAAATTCGAAACCAATACCGATTTAGTAAAACTGGTTGAGGCATCCATTCCCAGAAAATTTTGGCCCAAAGAAACACATCCGGCTACGAGAATTTTCCAAGCCCTTCGCATTGAGGTGAATGAAGAACTAGTACATGCTGAGAAAGGAATTCGAATCCTTGCTGGTTTGTTAAAAGTCGGAGGGGTTCTTACCTGTATTTCTTTTCATTCCCTAGAAGATAGAATTGTAAAATGGACTTTTCGCGACCTGAAGGCTACTGACCATTTTGAAATTTTAACCAAAAAACCTATCCTACCAACAGATACAGAAATACGAGAAAACAGAGCCTCTCGGTCGGCAAAATTAAGAGGGATCCAAAAGATAAATCCGATATTAAATAAGAGATGGGAAAGGTGA
- a CDS encoding ammonium transporter, with translation MKKFGILFSLTILLFGSVIGAEEVTNDVESLETLAKEMASIKTSLAETKLALETTKQEANWVWTCIAAFLVFFMQAGFAYVEAGFTRAKNAVNILMKNFSDLTVGAIAYWVIGFSIMFGPQVLSGFGVGVPSFAESLINTEDGNMDPSKYTFFIFQIVFAATAATIVSGAMAERTKFSAYLIFSIVITAFIYPIFGSFAWGSLLGISTGFLESLGLGAGEGVGFHDFAGSTVVHSIGAWAGLAGAIVVGPRMGKFQTDGRVYPILGHNMSMAALGVFILWFGWFGFNPGSTTSIEGGSFARIAVVTHMAACAGAISAMILTWLLFKKPEIGLTLNGGLAGLVAITAPCDVVSITGAVCIGAVAGVLVIVSVLFLDKIKIDDPVGAVSVHGVCGAWGTLAVGLFSVETGLFSGAGFAQFAAQAIGVVTAFLWAFPTSFAAFYIIKKTIGLRVSEEEELLGLDILEHGNEAYPVSK, from the coding sequence ATGAAAAAGTTTGGAATATTATTTAGTTTAACCATCCTTCTTTTTGGCTCTGTCATTGGAGCCGAAGAAGTGACAAATGATGTTGAGAGTTTAGAAACTCTTGCAAAAGAAATGGCAAGTATCAAAACTTCTCTCGCAGAAACAAAACTTGCTTTAGAAACAACAAAACAAGAAGCCAACTGGGTGTGGACTTGTATTGCTGCCTTTCTCGTATTTTTTATGCAAGCAGGGTTTGCTTATGTGGAAGCAGGATTTACAAGGGCAAAAAATGCGGTGAACATTCTGATGAAAAACTTCTCTGACTTAACAGTGGGAGCCATTGCTTATTGGGTGATTGGTTTCTCCATTATGTTTGGTCCCCAAGTCCTTTCTGGATTTGGAGTGGGAGTCCCGTCTTTTGCGGAAAGTCTTATCAATACCGAAGATGGAAATATGGATCCATCCAAATATACGTTCTTTATCTTCCAAATCGTTTTTGCGGCAACGGCTGCAACAATTGTCTCGGGAGCTATGGCGGAGAGGACAAAGTTTTCTGCGTATTTAATTTTCTCCATCGTCATCACGGCTTTTATTTATCCAATATTTGGATCTTTTGCCTGGGGAAGTCTTCTCGGAATCTCTACTGGGTTTTTAGAATCTTTAGGACTGGGAGCCGGCGAGGGAGTGGGTTTTCATGATTTTGCTGGATCCACAGTAGTCCATAGCATTGGTGCTTGGGCGGGTCTAGCCGGAGCCATTGTGGTAGGACCTCGTATGGGAAAATTTCAAACCGATGGAAGGGTTTATCCTATCCTTGGTCATAATATGTCTATGGCAGCCCTTGGAGTTTTTATCCTTTGGTTCGGCTGGTTTGGATTTAACCCCGGTTCTACGACTTCTATTGAAGGGGGAAGTTTTGCAAGGATTGCCGTTGTGACTCATATGGCAGCCTGTGCCGGAGCCATCTCTGCAATGATCCTCACTTGGTTGTTATTTAAAAAACCGGAAATTGGGTTAACCTTAAACGGAGGACTGGCAGGTCTTGTGGCCATCACTGCACCTTGTGATGTGGTGAGTATTACGGGTGCTGTTTGTATTGGAGCCGTGGCAGGAGTCCTTGTGATTGTTTCCGTCCTCTTTTTGGATAAAATCAAAATTGACGATCCTGTAGGTGCTGTTTCTGTTCACGGAGTTTGTGGAGCTTGGGGAACACTCGCCGTAGGTCTTTTTAGTGTGGAAACTGGACTTTTTTCTGGTGCAGGTTTTGCTCAGTTTGCCGCACAAGCGATTGGGGTCGTTACTGCCTTTCTTTGGGCTTTTCCAACCAGTTTTGCTGCATTCTATATCATTAAAAAAACCATTGGCCTTCGGGTTTCCGAGGAAGAAGAATTATTAGGATTGGATATTTTAGAACACGGAAACGAAGCCTATCCCGTTTCCAAATAG
- a CDS encoding HIT family protein, protein MSSYEEHSLRKNLFSIGKLGYAKGDRPNVDCILCGVRDKNEIVPNLTIAETELSIVSINLFPYNPGHIIIFPKRHIIHYLELTEEEALDIHRLTQKTMRILEKQWKVQGFNTGYNLGKNSGGSIPHIHEHIVPRFPNEAGFLDVLSNTRIVIYEPYQMWEDLKQLWAQED, encoded by the coding sequence ATGAGTTCCTATGAAGAACATTCTCTTAGAAAAAACCTGTTCAGCATAGGAAAATTGGGTTATGCCAAAGGGGATAGACCCAATGTGGACTGCATTCTCTGCGGGGTTCGTGACAAAAATGAAATTGTTCCCAATCTGACCATCGCTGAGACGGAACTTTCCATCGTATCGATCAACCTATTCCCATACAATCCTGGCCATATCATAATTTTTCCCAAACGTCATATCATTCATTACTTGGAGCTAACCGAAGAAGAAGCTCTTGATATCCATAGACTCACGCAAAAAACAATGAGGATTCTCGAGAAACAGTGGAAAGTCCAAGGATTCAATACTGGTTACAATCTAGGAAAAAATAGTGGAGGATCTATCCCCCATATCCATGAACACATTGTGCCTAGGTTTCCCAATGAAGCTGGTTTTTTAGATGTACTTTCCAATACGAGGATTGTCATCTACGAACCCTACCAAATGTGGGAAGACCTCAAACAACTTTGGGCCCAAGAAGACTAA
- a CDS encoding UDP-N-acetylmuramoyl-L-alanyl-D-glutamate--2,6-diaminopimelate ligase, producing the protein MKLSEILKRIPDVKLIKGEGSLEVDYIWGDSRKLKPNDLFVLPDDTNENQELFLKMAIELGSKVVLVSKRHLKLKSLELFSAILETEDSVGEAHGKIACLLAGNPAKKMKLVAITGTNGKTSLTFILFHLARKVGKNAALIGTVQIQIMDRVLESGYTTPDASSLNLLLKQMLEEGIEYVFMEMSSHGLKLGRVAGLEITCAGFTNLTQDHLDFHTDMDDYFESKFKIFQLLEQSSVKNKFGLVAGDVSYGDKMVKRIAEAKLKSPIYILGKSGEFNYTNTKLSLLGSEYRFHKKAKNLPFIEVRSIKTNLLGNFNVFNTAFALSIAYELGFPWEEVISCLEKIPTVPGRFHVVPFPDRSRIAVVDYAHTPDALENILKSCVEIGPKQIICLFGCGGDRDRTKRPQMARIAETLADFVILTSDNPRTEAPESILNEIESGFSRGFQRYEKITDRREAIQRAVGLLERDGILVVAGKGHETYQIIGKEKTKFVDFEEIENAFQNLGLGR; encoded by the coding sequence ATGAAACTTTCAGAAATTTTAAAACGAATTCCCGATGTAAAACTCATCAAAGGGGAAGGTTCTTTGGAAGTGGATTATATTTGGGGAGATAGTCGCAAACTAAAACCCAATGATCTTTTTGTCCTTCCAGACGATACAAATGAAAATCAGGAACTATTTCTGAAAATGGCAATAGAACTTGGATCCAAGGTAGTCCTTGTTTCCAAACGTCATTTAAAACTAAAAAGTTTGGAGTTATTTTCTGCCATTCTGGAAACAGAAGATTCCGTAGGTGAAGCACATGGAAAAATCGCATGTTTACTTGCAGGAAATCCCGCCAAAAAAATGAAACTTGTGGCCATCACAGGTACTAATGGAAAAACTTCATTAACGTTTATTCTTTTCCACTTAGCAAGAAAAGTGGGAAAAAATGCTGCACTTATTGGAACTGTACAAATTCAAATCATGGACCGGGTTTTAGAATCGGGATACACAACTCCTGACGCTTCTTCACTCAACCTTCTCCTCAAACAAATGTTAGAGGAAGGAATTGAATACGTATTTATGGAAATGAGTAGTCACGGTTTAAAACTAGGAAGAGTGGCTGGTCTTGAAATCACTTGTGCGGGATTTACGAATCTAACACAAGACCATTTAGATTTTCATACAGATATGGATGATTACTTTGAAAGTAAATTTAAAATCTTTCAACTCTTAGAACAATCGTCTGTTAAAAATAAATTTGGGCTTGTTGCCGGTGATGTTTCCTACGGGGATAAAATGGTAAAACGCATTGCCGAGGCAAAATTAAAATCCCCGATTTATATTTTAGGAAAATCTGGGGAGTTTAATTATACAAATACAAAACTTTCCCTATTAGGTAGCGAATACCGATTCCATAAAAAAGCAAAGAACCTTCCCTTTATTGAAGTGCGGAGTATCAAAACCAATTTACTCGGCAATTTTAATGTTTTTAATACCGCTTTCGCGTTATCCATTGCTTACGAATTGGGTTTTCCTTGGGAGGAAGTGATTTCTTGTTTGGAAAAAATTCCAACAGTTCCAGGTCGCTTTCATGTGGTTCCTTTTCCTGATAGGTCGAGGATTGCCGTTGTGGACTATGCTCACACTCCCGATGCTTTAGAAAATATCTTAAAAAGTTGTGTGGAAATTGGTCCCAAACAAATCATTTGTTTATTTGGGTGTGGGGGAGACCGGGACCGTACAAAACGTCCGCAGATGGCAAGAATTGCCGAAACCTTAGCTGATTTTGTCATTCTCACCTCAGACAACCCAAGAACGGAAGCACCTGAATCCATTTTAAATGAAATTGAATCTGGGTTTTCTCGCGGATTCCAAAGGTATGAAAAAATCACCGACAGAAGGGAAGCCATCCAAAGAGCAGTAGGATTATTGGAACGAGATGGAATTCTTGTGGTAGCTGGCAAAGGCCATGAAACGTACCAAATCATAGGAAAAGAAAAAACAAAATTTGTAGATTTTGAAGAGATAGAGAATGCTTTTCAAAATTTAGGACTTGGTCGATAG
- a CDS encoding CheR family methyltransferase, producing the protein MDFRTSLNTIGDAEFEFIKNLVYKQAGIFLAPHKKIMVQSRLNARLRTLGITSFENYVAKLKLDPKFATEEMQELINRITTNKTDFFRENHHFEFLKNQYFPALEQAAASGGSKTLRIWCSASSTGEEPYSIAITVYDYFQTKPGWNCKIYASDIDTQVIATAKKGLYRDDRLEPVSEAMKTKHFTKSMEKDHVYYEAKPHLKALIDFRQINLLHFPFPITEKLDLIFCRNVVIYFDKPTQKTLFQNFEVSLKPKGYLILGHSETMFGISDSFKFLGHTIYQKKD; encoded by the coding sequence TTGGACTTTCGAACATCTTTAAACACAATCGGTGATGCAGAATTTGAATTCATTAAAAACTTAGTGTACAAACAAGCTGGGATTTTTTTAGCACCACATAAAAAAATTATGGTCCAGTCAAGACTCAATGCGAGACTTCGCACTTTAGGAATCACTAGTTTTGAAAACTATGTAGCCAAGTTAAAATTGGATCCAAAGTTTGCGACCGAGGAAATGCAAGAACTCATCAATCGCATAACAACTAACAAAACGGATTTTTTTCGCGAAAATCATCACTTTGAATTTTTAAAAAACCAATACTTTCCCGCCTTAGAGCAAGCTGCGGCCAGTGGTGGTTCAAAAACCCTTCGTATCTGGTGTTCTGCCTCATCCACGGGAGAAGAGCCTTATTCGATTGCGATTACTGTTTATGATTACTTTCAAACAAAACCAGGTTGGAATTGCAAAATTTACGCCTCAGACATCGATACACAGGTCATTGCCACTGCTAAAAAAGGTTTGTATCGGGACGATCGTTTGGAACCAGTTTCAGAGGCCATGAAAACCAAACACTTCACCAAATCGATGGAAAAAGACCATGTTTATTATGAAGCAAAACCACACTTAAAGGCTTTAATTGACTTTAGACAAATTAACCTTCTCCATTTTCCCTTTCCGATTACTGAAAAATTGGATTTAATCTTTTGTAGAAATGTAGTTATCTATTTTGATAAACCAACGCAGAAAACTCTATTTCAAAATTTTGAAGTGAGTTTGAAGCCAAAAGGGTATTTAATCCTCGGGCATTCAGAAACTATGTTTGGAATTTCGGATAGTTTTAAATTCTTAGGGCACACAATTTACCAAAAGAAAGACTAA
- a CDS encoding FtsW/RodA/SpoVE family cell cycle protein, whose product MEMIRNVKNLFQFGSSRFDGPVLYGVFLLFGMGIVIMYSASVIPAEREFSDPNYYLNKQLLWGFVGIFSFLVFSQIPYQFLVKWSFLFSVISLLLLISVFIPGLGKSVGTSYGRSFNRWIQIGGIQIQPSEFSKISILLFSSYFFYNFDFKKVKWDRKKIVSIGLIFATLVLIVIEPAFGTTIELLLVLFFFVLLAGFPMKRLFILGASILPLLIVLVTQVGYRKKRLEIWLDPYKFRFDEGHQLVTSFRAFFDGGSFGRPVGSGYAHRYLAYSHTDFVMASFVEDFGFLGFLIFLLVVLFLFVRIYFLLQRLKDKLGFFLGAGILILFGFQTILNLFVVTGIVPVTGISLPFLSYGGSSLITIFILFGILANITSKENLVL is encoded by the coding sequence ATGGAAATGATCCGAAATGTAAAAAACCTATTTCAATTTGGCAGTTCCCGGTTTGACGGACCTGTTTTGTATGGAGTTTTTTTATTATTTGGAATGGGCATTGTGATTATGTACAGTGCCTCTGTTATTCCCGCCGAACGTGAGTTTTCTGATCCTAATTATTATTTAAACAAACAATTGTTATGGGGGTTTGTTGGAATTTTTAGTTTTTTGGTGTTTAGCCAAATACCCTATCAATTTTTAGTAAAATGGTCATTTCTATTTTCGGTAATCAGTTTATTATTACTTATTTCTGTATTTATTCCTGGACTCGGAAAATCAGTGGGAACCAGTTATGGTAGGAGTTTTAATCGTTGGATCCAAATTGGCGGAATTCAAATTCAACCTTCTGAGTTTTCAAAAATCAGTATTTTACTTTTTTCTTCTTATTTTTTTTATAATTTTGATTTTAAAAAAGTAAAATGGGATAGAAAAAAAATTGTCTCGATTGGACTTATATTTGCCACCTTAGTCTTAATTGTCATTGAACCTGCATTTGGTACAACGATTGAACTACTCCTCGTTCTATTTTTTTTTGTATTACTTGCTGGATTTCCGATGAAGAGGTTATTTATATTAGGTGCCTCCATTTTGCCTCTCCTCATTGTACTTGTGACTCAAGTTGGTTACAGGAAAAAACGTTTGGAGATATGGTTAGATCCTTATAAATTTCGGTTTGATGAAGGTCACCAATTAGTTACCAGTTTTCGAGCCTTTTTTGATGGTGGAAGTTTTGGACGACCAGTGGGTTCTGGTTACGCACATCGTTATTTAGCATATAGCCATACCGATTTTGTGATGGCTTCCTTTGTAGAAGACTTTGGTTTTTTGGGATTTTTAATATTCCTTTTGGTGGTTCTATTTCTTTTTGTTAGAATTTATTTCCTTCTCCAACGATTAAAAGACAAACTTGGATTTTTTTTAGGGGCAGGGATCTTAATTCTTTTTGGTTTCCAAACCATTTTAAATTTATTTGTTGTAACAGGAATCGTTCCTGTTACGGGAATTTCCTTACCTTTTTTAAGTTATGGTGGATCCTCTCTCATTACAATTTTTATCCTATTCGGAATTCTTGCCAACATCACAAGTAAAGAGAATTTGGTATTATGA
- a CDS encoding menaquinone biosynthetic enzyme MqnA/MqnD family protein — protein sequence MKIGIVKHLNARPLTLYFERTPGYTPVYENPSVLIELLKQGELDCALVSSVECERNRESLDYTKIVGVCARDVVRSVLFFRHESEPGLPKVVYTDKGSRSSVALLQCLLFREYGKLVEVIPTPAKEISQMMNEGKGSHLLFGDHALLQTPVPGYQVVDLAEWWNQSTGLYFCFAFWAFPKGKVWDDRLFLTALEYGLKELDSIIKEEKRLPIAITDRYLKQELHFIPEQKNLDGFDLFIKTAKELNLV from the coding sequence ATGAAAATCGGCATCGTAAAACACCTGAATGCCCGCCCCCTTACCCTCTATTTTGAGCGAACGCCCGGATATACACCAGTGTATGAAAATCCTAGTGTTCTTATCGAACTTTTAAAACAAGGTGAGTTAGACTGTGCCCTTGTTTCCTCTGTAGAATGTGAGAGGAATCGGGAAAGTTTAGATTATACAAAAATTGTGGGAGTTTGTGCCAGAGATGTGGTGCGTTCGGTTCTCTTTTTTCGACATGAATCGGAACCAGGACTACCCAAAGTGGTATACACAGACAAGGGTTCTCGCTCCAGTGTCGCTCTTTTGCAATGTTTACTTTTTAGAGAATATGGGAAACTGGTAGAAGTCATTCCCACTCCCGCCAAGGAAATTTCCCAAATGATGAATGAGGGAAAAGGATCTCATCTTTTATTTGGAGATCATGCTTTATTACAAACTCCTGTTCCCGGTTACCAAGTGGTGGATCTTGCCGAATGGTGGAACCAATCGACAGGTTTGTATTTCTGTTTTGCTTTTTGGGCCTTTCCTAAAGGTAAAGTTTGGGATGATCGTCTCTTTTTAACAGCTTTGGAATATGGACTAAAAGAGTTAGATTCCATCATCAAAGAGGAAAAAAGACTTCCCATTGCCATCACCGACCGTTACCTCAAACAAGAGTTACATTTTATACCAGAACAGAAAAATTTAGATGGATTTGATTTGTTTATTAAAACCGCAAAAGAATTAAATCTTGTTTAA